The following coding sequences are from one Mesorhizobium onobrychidis window:
- a CDS encoding RbsD/FucU family protein: MLIGIPALLGPELLAMLRAMGHGDEIALVDGNYPAKEQAHRLIRADGHHLVPMLDAILSVLPVDDAVPAALFRASVKGDPLLADPVHHEMEAICATRAPGRKVVALAGADFYLRVRSAHAIVATSEPRLYANIIIRKGVIYPPENRKS; this comes from the coding sequence ATGCTGATCGGAATCCCGGCCCTGCTCGGTCCGGAGCTTCTGGCGATGCTGCGTGCCATGGGCCATGGCGACGAGATCGCCCTTGTCGACGGAAACTACCCGGCGAAAGAACAGGCACACCGGCTCATCCGCGCCGACGGTCATCATCTTGTTCCGATGCTCGACGCCATCCTCAGCGTATTGCCTGTCGATGACGCCGTGCCGGCGGCGCTGTTTCGCGCCTCGGTCAAAGGCGATCCCTTGCTTGCCGATCCCGTTCATCACGAGATGGAGGCGATCTGCGCCACGCGCGCGCCTGGCCGCAAGGTGGTTGCGCTTGCCGGCGCCGACTTCTATTTACGGGTCAGGTCCGCGCACGCGATCGTCGCGACAAGCGAGCCGCGGCTCTACGCCAACATCATCATCCGCAAGGGTGTGATCTATCCGCCGGAGAATAGGAAATCATGA
- a CDS encoding ROK family transcriptional regulator encodes METGITRHGSPEAAESRIHRGTNQSGMRDHNERLVLSLVRQHGSLPKSDIARMTGLSAQTVSVIMRELEQDNLLVRQAPLRGKIGQPSIPMALNPDGAFFIGLKIGRRSAELVLIDFLGNVRSMLQHSYRYPAPRETVEFVTSGMKTMRGELTPAQDKRIAGLGIAMPFELWNWADTAGAPRDVMDEWRNRDIRADIQAQCEFPVYLQNDATSACGAELVFGKAGAPRDFVYFYIGAFAGGGIVLNGHLFGGPTGNAGALGSMPVPGPDGKPTQLIDVASIAMLEKSLNARGVEASHLWTSPEDWGEIGVELDDWIGCASQALAYAIVAASSVIDFEAAVIDGWMPKAVRRRLVDAVVEAIGKIDGEGLKLPAVREGTVGIHARALGGASLPLSERFLIGSTTISRST; translated from the coding sequence GTGGAGACCGGCATTACAAGGCACGGTTCGCCCGAGGCAGCCGAGAGCCGCATTCACCGCGGCACCAACCAGAGCGGCATGCGGGACCACAATGAGCGGCTGGTGCTGTCGCTGGTGCGTCAGCACGGCAGCCTCCCCAAGTCCGACATTGCGCGCATGACCGGACTTTCGGCCCAGACGGTTTCCGTCATCATGCGTGAGCTCGAGCAGGACAACCTCCTTGTCCGCCAGGCGCCGTTGCGCGGCAAGATCGGCCAGCCTTCCATTCCGATGGCGCTCAATCCCGATGGCGCCTTTTTCATCGGCCTGAAGATCGGCCGTCGCAGCGCCGAACTCGTGCTGATCGATTTTCTCGGCAATGTGCGCTCGATGCTGCAGCATTCCTACCGCTATCCGGCACCGCGCGAGACGGTCGAATTCGTCACCTCCGGCATGAAGACGATGCGCGGCGAACTCACCCCGGCTCAGGACAAGCGCATTGCCGGACTTGGCATCGCCATGCCGTTCGAATTGTGGAACTGGGCCGATACGGCAGGTGCGCCGCGCGACGTCATGGACGAATGGCGCAACCGCGACATCCGCGCCGACATCCAGGCGCAGTGCGAATTCCCGGTCTACCTGCAGAATGACGCCACCTCGGCTTGCGGCGCCGAACTGGTGTTCGGCAAGGCGGGTGCGCCGCGCGACTTCGTCTATTTCTATATCGGCGCCTTCGCCGGGGGCGGCATCGTGCTGAACGGTCATCTTTTTGGCGGGCCAACCGGCAATGCCGGCGCGCTGGGTTCGATGCCGGTGCCCGGACCGGACGGCAAGCCGACCCAATTGATCGACGTGGCGTCGATCGCCATGCTGGAAAAGTCACTCAACGCGCGCGGCGTCGAGGCCTCACATCTGTGGACGTCACCGGAGGATTGGGGCGAGATCGGCGTCGAGCTCGACGACTGGATCGGCTGCGCCTCGCAGGCGCTCGCCTATGCTATCGTGGCGGCGTCGTCGGTTATCGATTTCGAGGCGGCGGTGATCGACGGATGGATGCCGAAGGCCGTGCGGCGCCGCCTGGTCGATGCCGTAGTCGAAGCTATCGGCAAGATCGACGGTGAAGGGCTGAAGCTTCCGGCCGTTCGCGAGGGGACTGTCGGCATCCATGCGCGTGCCCTGGGCGGCGCCAGCCTGCCGCTTTCCGAGCGCTTCCTCATCGGTTCGACCACGATTTCCAGGAGTACCTGA
- a CDS encoding carbohydrate kinase family protein, giving the protein MILCCGEALIDMLPRTTTEGEPAFAPYVGGAVFNTAIALGRLGAPAGFFSGLSTDLFGSQFKDALRASQVSSTYAHTSPRPTTLAFVRLDNGQATYTFYDENTAGRMLTIDDLPKLGSEIEAMLFGAISLISEPAGSAYEEFMRREHSHRVMMLDPNIRPNFIPDKAKHLRRIRSMMAMADVVKLSDEDLNWFGEAGSHEDVVRNWLDRGPTLIVVTHGSEGAVGYTRDHKVTVVPDKVEVVDTVGAGDTFNAGILASLHEQGLLSKEAIANLPEGAIHKALTLGAKAAAVTVSRAGANPPWRHEIA; this is encoded by the coding sequence ATGATCCTCTGTTGCGGCGAAGCCCTGATCGACATGCTGCCACGCACCACGACGGAGGGCGAGCCGGCCTTTGCCCCCTATGTCGGCGGCGCGGTCTTCAACACGGCAATAGCGCTTGGCCGGCTCGGAGCACCCGCCGGTTTCTTTTCCGGCCTGTCGACGGATCTGTTCGGCAGCCAGTTCAAGGACGCGCTGAGGGCAAGCCAGGTCAGTTCCACCTATGCGCACACATCGCCCCGGCCGACCACGCTCGCCTTCGTGCGACTGGACAACGGCCAGGCGACCTACACGTTCTACGATGAAAACACAGCCGGACGCATGCTGACCATCGACGATCTGCCGAAACTCGGCAGTGAGATCGAAGCCATGCTGTTCGGCGCCATCAGCCTGATCTCGGAGCCGGCCGGATCAGCCTACGAGGAATTCATGCGGCGCGAGCACAGCCACCGCGTCATGATGCTCGACCCCAACATTCGGCCGAATTTCATACCGGACAAGGCCAAGCATCTCAGGCGCATCCGCTCGATGATGGCCATGGCCGATGTCGTGAAGCTGTCGGATGAGGACCTAAACTGGTTCGGCGAAGCCGGCTCACACGAAGACGTCGTCCGCAACTGGCTGGATCGCGGTCCGACGCTGATCGTCGTCACCCATGGCAGCGAAGGCGCCGTCGGCTATACGAGAGATCACAAGGTCACGGTCGTGCCGGACAAGGTTGAGGTGGTCGATACGGTCGGCGCCGGCGACACGTTCAACGCCGGCATCCTGGCCTCGCTGCACGAGCAAGGCCTGCTGTCGAAGGAGGCGATCGCCAATCTGCCGGAAGGCGCCATCCACAAGGCTCTGACGCTCGGCGCCAAGGCTGCGGCGGTGACTGTGTCGCGCGCAGGCGCGAATCCGCCCTGGCGGCATGAAATCGCCTGA